CTGCTTGATGGCGCGGTGACGGCGGTGCACTAGGGGGTGTCCGACTGGTCGGTGCGGCATGCGGTTGCTGGTGCTATTCGGGGCGCTCGCTGGCAGCTGGGGGTGCGGGGCTGTCAGCGGGGTTGTGGGGGCCCTGCGGGGGGATGGTGTGGCTTTGCTGTTCCAGCAGGGTCGCCTTGGCTTCCATGGGGCCTGCCATGTAGGCGAGGAGGCAGGCGGAGGCGATGAAAGCCATGTGGATGATCGTCCCCCACAGCAGTTCCTGGCGGGGGGTGTGGTGGATGTTGACGAACATCTGCAGCAGGTGGATGGACGAGATGCCCACGATCGCCATGGCGAGTTTGACCTTGAGCACGTTCGAGTTGACGTGCGAGAGCCATTCCGGCTGGTCCTTGTGGCCCTGGAGCCCGATACGGGAGACGAAGGTCTCATAACCACCGATGATCACCATGATCAGCAGATTGGCGATCATGACGACGTCGACCAGTTTCAGGACGCCGAGCATCACCATGTTCTCGTCCGAAGCTCCAGTGACCACACCACGGATGAGGGTGCGGAGCTCGCCGAAGAATTCCCACACGTAGACGGCCTGGGCAGCCACGAGCCCGAAGTACAAGGGTGCCTGGAGCCAGCGGGTGGCGAACAGGGCGTAGCCCAGTGACGGTACGGAGCCGTTCGCCGGAGGAGGGGCTGCCTCGTACGTGCCGCGCGTGCGCAATCGCTGCTCCGTCTCGTCGCCGGCGGTCGCCTATCAGCCCACCACTGCCCCAGCGGTCGGCGGGTTACGTGCGGCTGGCGCAGACTTCCCTCGTATAGGGGACCACGGTCTGTCCGGCAGGTCATGAGCGGAGCCAGAGGCGCAGGGCAGCGACGGTCACGGTGCCGTGGAAAATGTACGCCCTCTTGTCGAATCGGGTGGCGGCCGCGCGGAAGCCCTTGAGGGCGTTGATTGTTCGCTCGACTTCGTTGCGGCGCTTGTAGATTGCCTTGTCGAAGCCGGTGGGCCTGCCGCCCGCGCTGCCGCGGCGCTGGCGGTGGGCCCGCTGGTCCTTGCGTTCGGGGATGGTGTGCTTGATCTGCCGACGCCGCAGGTACCGGCGATTCCGGCGGGAGTCACGCCGCGGCACACCGGTCCGCTGCCGGAAGAGAAAAGCCGTTGATCACCCTGCGATGACTCTTCCAACGACCGCCTCGTCCCATGTTCTTCGGCAAGTGCGGCTCCAGCCGAGCCCACTCCTGATCCGAGAGATCGCCCCGCCACACACTGACTGAGCGTTTGGTCCTGTCTCAGGGTGATGTGTTGCGGTTTTCCGGTCCCGATACCCGGAGGCTGAAGGGGCAGTGAGACGACTGGCCGTTGATGTGGCGGCAGATGCCTGTTTCGCTCCGGCACCTCCTGTCTCATCCCAAGCCGTCCCGGCCCATGACCCTTCGCCCGCTGGCCAGGCCGACCGCCGCGCGAGGTGGATGCCGTGCAGGAGAGCGGAGCCCTGGTAGCCGGAGGCGTT
This portion of the Streptomyces roseifaciens genome encodes:
- a CDS encoding TIGR00645 family protein, encoding MRTRGTYEAAPPPANGSVPSLGYALFATRWLQAPLYFGLVAAQAVYVWEFFGELRTLIRGVVTGASDENMVMLGVLKLVDVVMIANLLIMVIIGGYETFVSRIGLQGHKDQPEWLSHVNSNVLKVKLAMAIVGISSIHLLQMFVNIHHTPRQELLWGTIIHMAFIASACLLAYMAGPMEAKATLLEQQSHTIPPQGPHNPADSPAPPAASERPE